In one window of Fictibacillus phosphorivorans DNA:
- a CDS encoding PTS transporter subunit EIIC, translating to MADSNIKSKYLPTVKEMITLIGGKENIQGAAHCATRLRLVLKDNSLADTKAIGELDHVKGSFVAGDQLQIIIGAGTVNDVYAVFTEEAGISGMSLGDVKEQSAQKQNAFQRGIKALSDVFVEIIPGLLAAALLMGVTGLLSQKGIFGPKSVVEMYPAIEGFNRFISIMSTGIFTILPLLVVYSATKRFGGNPVLGLVLGAIMLHPELANAYAVGNGTVKPEIISLFGLKVSLVAFQGGIIIALMMGFVIAKLDKFFSRKVPDMIKLFLAPFLTIVVSGFLLFSAVGPLGRLLSDGITNGLMWSVDNLGIVGFMLFAGVQQIIVITGLHHVIGAVEAQLIADTGSNFIMPLMSVALMGQGGAVLGYTLAMWKSEKARQIGVSAFGSTLFGISEPALFGVNVKYKFPLIMGSIGGAIGGAYVYLSGINALGFGATAIPGFAIIAAKDSGHLHYVAANLLALAVGAILTIIYLKVRKPNMD from the coding sequence ATGGCTGATTCAAATATAAAATCAAAATACCTGCCTACCGTTAAGGAAATGATCACATTGATAGGCGGAAAAGAAAATATTCAAGGCGCAGCTCATTGTGCAACAAGACTGCGGCTTGTACTTAAAGATAACTCGCTGGCTGACACGAAAGCTATCGGTGAACTTGACCATGTGAAAGGATCGTTTGTAGCTGGCGATCAGCTGCAGATCATCATTGGAGCAGGAACGGTCAATGACGTTTATGCCGTATTTACGGAGGAAGCTGGCATTTCTGGAATGTCACTTGGCGATGTAAAAGAACAATCTGCTCAAAAACAAAATGCGTTCCAAAGAGGAATTAAAGCACTGTCTGATGTATTCGTCGAAATTATCCCTGGCTTGCTTGCGGCTGCACTCTTAATGGGTGTTACAGGGCTGTTAAGCCAAAAAGGAATCTTTGGTCCGAAATCTGTTGTAGAGATGTATCCGGCCATCGAAGGATTTAACCGTTTCATCTCAATCATGTCTACTGGTATTTTCACGATTTTACCGCTGCTCGTTGTTTATTCAGCAACAAAACGGTTCGGTGGGAATCCTGTACTTGGTCTTGTGCTTGGCGCGATCATGCTTCATCCGGAACTTGCCAATGCTTATGCCGTTGGAAACGGGACGGTTAAACCGGAAATAATCAGCTTATTTGGTTTAAAGGTGTCACTTGTTGCTTTCCAAGGCGGTATTATCATCGCCTTGATGATGGGATTTGTTATTGCGAAGCTGGATAAATTCTTTAGCCGAAAAGTTCCTGATATGATTAAACTTTTCTTGGCACCGTTCTTAACGATTGTGGTATCAGGGTTTCTATTGTTTTCAGCGGTGGGCCCATTAGGCCGCTTGCTGTCAGATGGAATTACAAACGGGCTGATGTGGTCTGTTGATAATCTGGGTATTGTTGGTTTCATGCTGTTTGCAGGTGTTCAGCAGATCATCGTGATCACAGGTCTTCATCATGTCATTGGAGCTGTTGAAGCTCAATTGATCGCGGATACAGGTTCGAATTTCATAATGCCATTAATGTCTGTTGCGTTGATGGGCCAGGGTGGAGCTGTTCTCGGTTACACGCTAGCGATGTGGAAAAGTGAAAAAGCGAGACAGATCGGTGTTTCTGCGTTCGGTTCAACGTTGTTTGGGATCTCAGAGCCAGCTCTGTTCGGAGTAAACGTTAAATATAAGTTTCCTCTGATCATGGGAAGTATCGGTGGCGCGATCGGCGGAGCTTACGTCTACTTATCAGGCATTAATGCTCTTGGTTTTGGTGCTACCGCTATACCTGGATTTGCGATCATCGCTGCAAAAGACAGTGGACATCTTCACTATGTAGCGGCAAACCTTTTAGCACTCGCAGTCGGAGCGATTCTAACGATCATTTATTTAAAGGTAAGAAAACCAAACATGGATTAA
- a CDS encoding DHA2 family efflux MFS transporter permease subunit, whose translation METTQSYKQSTIVALLLAGTFIAILNQTLMITAIPPIMKEMNITANSAQWLTTVFMLVNGIMIPVSAFLLERFTTRQLFISAMSVFAVGTLVAGLAPNFETLLLGRVIQSSGAGVMLPLMQTVFLMIFPVNKRGSAMGLVGLVISFAPAIGPALSGWVTSHYSWRVLFFIILPIAILDIIVAFFALKNVTETSKTKVDVTSIILSSFGFGGLLYGFTCAGNLGWTAPSTLLWLAIGVVALVLFITRQLRLAHPMLEFRVFANSIFPLTIIIGMITFLGLIGAETIIPLFMQNMRDFTAFEAGLALLPGALITGLLSPITGRLFDKFGARWLAIIGLTIITGSSFAFATLSPSTSFTFLTVMYGVRMFGLAMVMMPVATAGLNRLPKRLIPHGAAMDNTMKMIAASVGTAILVTVMTTTAETAAVRPEISHPDMYGANMAFIVVSVLSLIGLVISFFIKEKQPETEGS comes from the coding sequence ATGGAAACTACACAAAGTTATAAACAATCGACAATCGTGGCCCTGCTACTGGCCGGGACATTTATTGCGATTCTGAACCAAACACTCATGATCACCGCGATACCGCCGATCATGAAAGAGATGAACATCACAGCGAACAGCGCTCAGTGGCTAACGACCGTGTTCATGCTCGTGAACGGGATCATGATTCCGGTCAGCGCATTTTTGCTCGAACGGTTCACGACTCGTCAGCTATTTATTTCGGCGATGAGCGTGTTCGCTGTTGGAACACTCGTTGCAGGACTCGCTCCAAACTTTGAGACACTCTTACTCGGAAGGGTTATTCAATCAAGTGGAGCTGGGGTTATGCTGCCTCTAATGCAGACCGTGTTTCTGATGATCTTCCCTGTGAACAAACGTGGTTCAGCGATGGGCTTAGTCGGACTCGTTATCTCATTCGCACCGGCTATCGGCCCTGCTCTTTCAGGCTGGGTAACTTCACACTATTCTTGGCGCGTACTCTTTTTCATCATCTTGCCGATTGCCATTCTTGATATCATCGTAGCGTTTTTTGCTCTAAAAAATGTTACGGAAACATCAAAAACAAAAGTAGATGTAACATCGATCATCTTGTCATCGTTCGGTTTTGGAGGATTGCTATACGGATTCACGTGCGCAGGAAATCTAGGTTGGACCGCTCCAAGCACACTGCTCTGGCTCGCAATCGGTGTTGTCGCTCTCGTTCTATTTATCACGCGACAACTACGTTTAGCACATCCGATGCTCGAGTTCAGAGTGTTCGCGAACTCCATCTTCCCGCTAACGATCATCATCGGCATGATCACGTTCTTAGGTCTGATTGGAGCGGAAACGATCATACCGCTATTCATGCAAAACATGAGAGACTTTACGGCGTTTGAAGCAGGGCTCGCACTATTACCTGGTGCGCTCATCACAGGGCTCTTATCACCAATCACAGGAAGACTGTTTGATAAGTTTGGCGCACGCTGGCTGGCGATTATAGGTCTGACGATCATCACTGGTTCGTCCTTTGCGTTCGCCACTTTAAGTCCCAGCACCTCGTTCACGTTCTTAACGGTGATGTATGGTGTTAGGATGTTTGGACTTGCGATGGTGATGATGCCCGTTGCGACGGCTGGGCTCAACCGCCTTCCAAAGAGATTGATTCCCCATGGCGCAGCGATGGACAACACGATGAAAATGATCGCAGCATCCGTAGGTACAGCCATTTTAGTTACCGTCATGACAACAACTGCTGAAACCGCAGCAGTGCGACCTGAAATCTCACATCCTGATATGTATGGTGCGAACATGGCCTTTATTGTCGTTTCCGTGCTGTCGTTGATCGGACTTGTGATCTCCTTCTTTATAAAAGAAAAACAACCAGAAACAGAGGGCAGCTGA
- a CDS encoding glycoside hydrolase family 32 protein, protein MAKYMEPKYRTILEAKENELESLKGMSANSLWKPAYHIHPQFGLINDPNGLAYFNGEFHVFYQWYPFDAMHGMKHWAYVKSSDLVNWERQPVALVPVEDYESHGAYSGASLEVDGKLYMYYTGNIKYSAEERSANQCLAIMEKDGTITKYANNPVIEGVPEGYTGHVRDPKVFEKDGRYYMLLGAQRTDQTGALIVYESENAVDWRFKGELKLALDLPNSVYMLECPDYFDVSGKDVLIVSPQGLDADGHNYHNLYNVISVIGKLDIERLTFEVETYHELDKGFDFYAPQSFAGKNNERLLFAWAGMGEVEYPTDKEKWAHCLSIPRELEVVDGKLRQKPAEELKQLRVRSESSEMEIVEGAVEIQNASDQYELELELNDLEANQFGVELFASETEGLVLAFDREKQTVSVNREKFDAAFGGDFGFVRSSELAISDLVKVRVFVDHSIAEIFINDGEVVFTTRVFPKKESKGIKVFSDDKLRGCYTKHELSQGITV, encoded by the coding sequence ATGGCAAAATATATGGAACCAAAATATAGAACAATCTTGGAAGCGAAAGAAAATGAATTGGAAAGTTTAAAAGGGATGTCGGCTAATTCCCTATGGAAGCCAGCTTATCATATACATCCTCAGTTCGGATTGATTAACGACCCGAACGGTCTTGCGTATTTTAACGGCGAGTTTCATGTGTTCTACCAGTGGTATCCGTTCGATGCTATGCACGGCATGAAGCACTGGGCGTATGTGAAATCGAGTGATCTCGTGAACTGGGAAAGGCAGCCGGTAGCACTTGTTCCGGTAGAGGATTATGAATCACATGGTGCGTATTCAGGAGCGTCCCTTGAAGTGGATGGAAAGCTGTATATGTACTACACAGGCAACATCAAATATAGTGCAGAAGAGAGATCGGCTAACCAGTGCTTGGCGATCATGGAGAAAGACGGCACGATTACGAAATATGCTAACAACCCCGTGATCGAAGGTGTTCCAGAAGGGTATACGGGACATGTTCGGGATCCGAAGGTTTTTGAAAAAGACGGACGCTATTACATGTTGTTAGGTGCACAGCGCACTGACCAGACAGGTGCCCTCATTGTCTATGAATCTGAAAATGCAGTGGATTGGCGTTTTAAAGGTGAACTGAAGCTAGCGTTAGATCTGCCGAATTCTGTGTATATGCTAGAGTGTCCTGATTACTTCGATGTTAGCGGGAAAGATGTACTCATTGTTTCTCCGCAAGGCTTAGATGCTGATGGTCATAACTATCATAATCTATATAATGTGATTTCTGTTATCGGAAAGTTAGATATTGAGAGACTTACATTTGAGGTAGAAACATATCACGAACTGGATAAAGGTTTTGACTTTTACGCACCACAATCGTTTGCAGGAAAAAATAATGAACGTCTTCTATTCGCATGGGCTGGAATGGGGGAGGTCGAGTACCCGACAGACAAGGAAAAGTGGGCGCATTGCCTTTCAATTCCACGTGAGCTCGAGGTTGTGGATGGTAAGCTTCGTCAAAAACCAGCTGAAGAGTTAAAACAGTTAAGGGTACGATCGGAATCCTCTGAGATGGAGATTGTGGAGGGAGCTGTTGAGATACAGAATGCGTCAGATCAATACGAGTTGGAGCTTGAACTTAACGATTTAGAAGCGAACCAGTTTGGCGTAGAATTGTTTGCATCAGAAACGGAAGGTCTAGTTCTAGCGTTTGACCGAGAAAAACAAACCGTCTCTGTGAACCGTGAAAAATTTGATGCAGCATTTGGCGGCGATTTTGGATTTGTTCGAAGTTCAGAGCTTGCGATTAGCGATTTAGTCAAGGTCCGCGTGTTTGTTGATCACAGCATAGCAGAAATTTTTATCAATGATGGAGAAGTTGTATTTACGACAAGAGTGTTCCCTAAAAAAGAATCAAAAGGAATCAAAGTGTTCAGTGATGATAAGTTGAGGGGTTGTTATACGAAACACGAGCTATCTCAAGGAATCACGGTTTAA
- a CDS encoding putative hydro-lyase yields the protein MNALDRLTPVEARDLIRRGEWRKPTSGLSNGFTQGNLVVLPKDLAFEFLLFCQRNPKPCPVLDVTEPGSAVPALVAPGADLRVDIPKYNIYRHGELVEECTDITSLWNEDMVGFLLGCSFTFEHALMNNGIPVRHIERGCNVPMFKTNIDCVKAGRFEGPMVVSMRPVPEKDVVRAVQVTSRFPSVHGAPVHIGNPEAIGVSDLYQPDFGDPVQIHDGEVPVFWACGVTPQAVAMHVKPEIMITHAPGHMFITDVRDEKYGVL from the coding sequence ATGAACGCACTAGACCGTTTAACTCCAGTTGAAGCCCGTGATCTAATACGCCGCGGTGAGTGGAGAAAGCCAACAAGTGGACTCTCAAACGGCTTTACGCAAGGAAATCTTGTGGTGTTACCGAAAGATCTAGCGTTTGAGTTTCTCCTGTTCTGTCAGCGAAACCCGAAGCCTTGTCCGGTGCTAGATGTAACGGAGCCTGGTTCCGCCGTTCCTGCCCTTGTTGCACCAGGTGCCGATCTACGCGTCGACATACCGAAGTATAACATTTATCGTCACGGTGAGCTTGTTGAAGAATGTACCGATATTACTTCGCTATGGAATGAAGACATGGTCGGTTTCCTGCTCGGCTGCAGCTTTACGTTTGAACATGCGTTGATGAACAATGGAATTCCTGTTCGTCACATCGAGCGAGGATGCAACGTTCCGATGTTTAAAACAAACATCGACTGTGTAAAGGCAGGCCGTTTCGAAGGTCCGATGGTCGTGAGCATGCGTCCTGTTCCTGAAAAAGACGTCGTTCGAGCCGTTCAAGTCACAAGCCGATTCCCTTCCGTTCACGGAGCGCCGGTTCATATCGGGAATCCCGAAGCGATCGGGGTTTCTGATCTCTATCAACCAGATTTCGGTGACCCTGTTCAGATTCATGACGGTGAAGTTCCTGTGTTTTGGGCATGCGGAGTAACGCCTCAAGCCGTCGCGATGCATGTGAAACCTGAGATCATGATCACGCACGCTCCCGGGCATATGTTCATTACGGATGTTCGTGATGAAAAGTATGGGGTTTTGTAA
- a CDS encoding LacI family DNA-binding transcriptional regulator has translation MNITIKDIAKLAGVAKSTVSRYLNGGNVSETTKAKIRKVIEENNYEPNSFAQSLKAKKTNFIGVIAPTLDSYVTSTVLMAIDEELRKREYTTLIISTSKHVDREIESLINLSRQKVDGIILISTGITDKHYQTIQSIRIPVLVVAQEVDAFNCIINDDYQAGFAMGQYMATQGHRSIVYLGVTESDVAVGQKRKQGVLDGLAQAGITEVHTYISQFDLHNASEVTKKALGTSTPTAIICATDTIAFGAMKTISKLGKKVPDDYSLAGFGGYNISEVIHPTLTTIRFKNEQTGIQAAKTIINMTEGEEVQKLQVSGFHFIEGESVKKI, from the coding sequence ATGAATATAACGATCAAGGATATAGCGAAGCTCGCAGGCGTTGCCAAAAGTACTGTTTCTCGTTATCTAAACGGCGGCAATGTTAGTGAAACAACGAAAGCGAAAATTCGAAAAGTCATCGAAGAAAACAATTATGAACCGAACTCATTCGCTCAAAGCTTGAAAGCGAAGAAAACAAATTTTATTGGTGTGATCGCTCCTACTTTAGATTCGTATGTAACATCTACTGTCTTGATGGCGATTGATGAAGAGCTACGAAAGCGAGAATATACGACGCTCATCATCAGCACGAGCAAGCATGTAGATCGAGAAATTGAAAGCTTGATCAATCTTTCGCGTCAAAAAGTGGACGGCATTATCCTTATTTCTACGGGTATTACAGATAAGCATTACCAAACTATACAGTCCATTCGTATTCCGGTACTCGTTGTTGCGCAGGAAGTGGATGCGTTTAACTGCATCATAAATGACGATTATCAAGCTGGTTTTGCAATGGGACAATACATGGCAACTCAAGGCCATCGATCGATTGTCTATCTAGGCGTAACCGAAAGTGATGTAGCCGTTGGACAGAAGCGTAAGCAGGGCGTTTTGGATGGACTTGCACAAGCAGGAATCACAGAAGTTCATACATACATCTCACAGTTCGATCTACATAACGCTTCTGAAGTTACAAAAAAAGCACTTGGAACTTCAACACCTACAGCAATCATTTGTGCAACAGATACGATCGCATTTGGAGCGATGAAGACGATCTCGAAACTCGGAAAAAAAGTCCCTGATGATTATTCACTGGCTGGTTTTGGAGGGTATAACATTTCAGAAGTCATTCATCCAACACTAACCACGATTCGTTTTAAAAATGAACAGACGGGTATTCAAGCTGCAAAAACAATCATCAACATGACTGAAGGTGAAGAAGTACAGAAACTGCAGGTCTCCGGATTTCATTTTATTGAAGGAGAAAGTGTGAAAAAAATATAA
- a CDS encoding YihY/virulence factor BrkB family protein: protein MNIVKVLKQLGDRFLNLRVYDLSAQMAYYFLMSVFPFLLVIYSLLTYLPLREENILELVQPYAPESTYNLIDKTLSYTVMRQEGNLLSFSLIVTLWLSSMGFQSMKRIMNDAYQVRNNENMLKQILESLLLTVGFMLAVLFSVFVPLFEKILRVYLEGIFSNLAFQKLWIIVQWGIGTVFLLLFFIMLYSFAPSIKLGFKKVLPGAFFATIGWQLVSMGFATYVSGSNYSALYGQVAGLVVLMLWFYLSAMIIILGGLLNTVVHPSK, encoded by the coding sequence ATGAATATCGTTAAAGTGTTAAAACAGCTAGGTGACCGATTTCTCAATTTAAGGGTGTACGATTTATCGGCACAGATGGCCTATTATTTTTTAATGTCTGTCTTTCCATTTTTGCTCGTTATCTATTCATTACTAACATATTTACCACTAAGAGAAGAAAATATCTTAGAGCTAGTCCAGCCGTATGCGCCAGAGAGCACATACAATCTAATTGATAAGACATTATCCTATACCGTTATGAGACAAGAAGGAAACCTGTTATCGTTCAGTTTGATCGTCACATTGTGGCTTTCGTCGATGGGTTTTCAAAGTATGAAGCGTATCATGAACGATGCGTACCAAGTAAGGAATAATGAGAACATGCTAAAACAGATTTTAGAAAGTCTGTTGTTAACCGTTGGGTTCATGCTCGCGGTCCTGTTTTCGGTATTTGTTCCGTTGTTTGAAAAAATCCTACGGGTGTATTTGGAAGGCATCTTTTCGAACCTTGCTTTTCAAAAGCTATGGATCATCGTGCAGTGGGGAATAGGAACAGTGTTTCTGCTGTTATTTTTCATCATGCTGTATTCCTTTGCGCCGAGCATCAAGCTTGGATTTAAAAAAGTACTTCCGGGTGCGTTCTTTGCGACAATCGGCTGGCAGCTCGTTTCGATGGGCTTTGCTACGTACGTGAGTGGAAGCAACTATTCCGCGCTGTACGGCCAAGTTGCAGGTCTTGTCGTTCTGATGCTGTGGTTCTACCTGTCAGCGATGATCATCATCTTAGGTGGATTGCTGAATACCGTGGTGCACCCAAGTAAATAA
- a CDS encoding NRAMP family divalent metal transporter, translating into MKKESKASILLGAAFLMATSAIGPGFLTQTTHFTSILAASFGFVILTSIIIDIGAQMNVWRIIAVSEKRAQDIANAVLPGLGVFLAILIVIGGLAFNIGNIAGAGLGLNVLFGVSPTMGAILSGIVAILVFVVREAGKAMDRFTQVAGFVMIALTVYVMFTAQPPVGEAVVKTFAPDTIDILAIVTLVGGTVGGYITFAGAHRLLDAGIKGKESLGEVTKGSISAIGIASIMRIFLFLAALGIVSQGLALDPKNPPASVFQLAAGNIGYKMFGVVMWAAAITSVVGAAYTSVSFIRTFSATLEKYHKWIIIGFIAISTVVFALVGKPVAILILVGALNGLILPISLGVMLIAAYKPKIVGDYKHPMWMTVFGVVIVLMMAAMSVYTMYTEVPKLFA; encoded by the coding sequence ATGAAGAAAGAGTCAAAAGCTAGTATTCTTTTAGGCGCAGCGTTTTTGATGGCGACATCTGCCATCGGGCCAGGGTTTTTAACACAGACCACACACTTCACGTCCATTCTCGCAGCCAGTTTTGGTTTTGTTATTTTAACATCGATCATTATTGATATCGGCGCGCAAATGAACGTATGGCGAATTATCGCTGTCTCTGAAAAAAGAGCACAAGATATTGCAAACGCCGTCCTTCCGGGCTTAGGTGTATTCCTAGCCATATTGATTGTAATTGGAGGACTTGCGTTTAACATCGGAAATATAGCCGGTGCAGGTCTTGGTCTAAACGTATTGTTCGGCGTTTCCCCTACAATGGGGGCTATACTCAGTGGGATTGTTGCTATCTTAGTATTCGTTGTGCGTGAAGCTGGAAAAGCGATGGACCGTTTCACACAAGTTGCTGGTTTTGTCATGATCGCTTTAACCGTATATGTGATGTTCACAGCTCAACCTCCTGTTGGAGAAGCGGTTGTAAAAACGTTCGCACCTGATACGATTGATATTTTAGCAATCGTCACATTAGTGGGTGGAACAGTTGGTGGATATATCACGTTTGCTGGAGCACACAGATTGCTTGATGCAGGAATTAAAGGAAAAGAAAGCTTAGGAGAAGTAACAAAAGGGTCGATTTCCGCAATCGGAATTGCATCCATCATGCGTATTTTCTTATTCTTAGCGGCACTTGGAATCGTTTCTCAAGGTCTTGCACTTGACCCGAAAAACCCTCCTGCTTCTGTGTTCCAGTTAGCTGCCGGAAACATTGGTTATAAAATGTTCGGTGTCGTTATGTGGGCCGCTGCCATCACATCTGTTGTTGGTGCAGCATATACGTCGGTTTCATTCATCCGTACATTCAGTGCAACATTGGAGAAATACCACAAATGGATCATCATCGGTTTTATCGCTATTTCAACCGTGGTCTTCGCACTCGTTGGAAAACCAGTAGCCATTTTAATTCTTGTAGGTGCGTTAAACGGACTCATTCTTCCAATCTCACTCGGCGTGATGTTGATTGCAGCATACAAGCCTAAGATTGTTGGAGATTACAAGCATCCGATGTGGATGACGGTTTTTGGCGTCGTGATCGTTCTTATGATGGCAGCGATGAGTGTGTATACGATGTACACAGAAGTTCCGAAACTTTTCGCTTAA
- a CDS encoding carbohydrate kinase family protein, with amino-acid sequence MSKLFSIGEVLIDFIPEQNGVALKDVVSFERAPGGAPANVAAAVAKFGLESSMITKLGDDAFGDFLIEQLTNAGVETNKISRTKEANTGLAFVSLKENGERDFSFYRKPSADLLLSKEEIDEKWFSEGDILHFCSVDLVESPMKEAHRTAVQFMKKKGGLVSFDPNVRLPLWESPTDCRNAIHEFLPHAHIVKVSDEELEFITGIHDVDKAIDSLFVGDVQVIVYTKGAAGADLYVRDAKWESAGYKIEVQDTTGAGDAFIGGFLFKLLEAEATLDNLLIVLQEHHEDILKFANASGALTASGKGAISALPNKTQVLELMGRG; translated from the coding sequence ATGTCAAAACTATTTTCAATCGGCGAAGTACTAATCGATTTTATTCCAGAACAAAATGGTGTGGCCTTAAAAGATGTCGTTTCGTTCGAACGTGCTCCTGGTGGGGCTCCAGCCAATGTTGCAGCTGCGGTTGCGAAATTTGGTCTAGAATCATCGATGATCACAAAACTTGGAGACGATGCCTTTGGTGATTTTCTTATCGAACAGCTTACGAATGCAGGGGTAGAGACGAATAAGATCTCTCGCACGAAAGAAGCGAATACAGGGCTTGCTTTTGTATCATTAAAAGAAAACGGTGAGCGTGATTTCTCCTTTTACCGAAAACCTTCTGCTGATCTGCTTTTAAGTAAAGAAGAGATCGATGAGAAGTGGTTTAGTGAAGGAGACATCCTTCATTTCTGCTCCGTGGATCTTGTGGAGAGTCCGATGAAAGAGGCACATCGGACAGCGGTTCAGTTTATGAAGAAAAAAGGTGGACTCGTGAGCTTTGATCCGAACGTAAGACTGCCGCTATGGGAGAGTCCGACAGATTGCCGGAATGCGATTCATGAGTTTTTACCGCACGCACATATTGTGAAAGTGTCCGATGAGGAGCTGGAATTCATCACAGGAATTCATGATGTGGATAAAGCCATTGATTCATTATTTGTAGGTGATGTGCAAGTAATTGTGTATACGAAGGGTGCAGCAGGAGCTGACCTTTACGTCAGAGATGCAAAGTGGGAATCAGCAGGGTACAAGATTGAAGTTCAGGATACAACGGGTGCAGGTGATGCGTTTATTGGTGGATTTTTGTTTAAACTGCTAGAGGCTGAAGCTACACTTGATAATTTATTAATCGTACTCCAAGAGCACCATGAAGACATTTTGAAGTTTGCGAATGCAAGCGGTGCATTAACGGCAAGTGGGAAAGGTGCGATCTCAGCATTGCCGAATAAGACACAAGTACTGGAACTAATGGGTAGGGGTTAA
- a CDS encoding biotin-dependent carboxyltransferase family protein, with amino-acid sequence MIKITKPGLLTSVQDLGRYGFQKYGVITSGVMDTTAHRIANSLVGNDENEATLELTLLGPDMEFHEDTLIAICGGNLSPSIDGKPVKLWRSVLVSAGSKLKFGGCKTGCRAYLAVAGGFNVPEVMNSKSTYLRAGIGGHNGKALQNDDELSIGKPSELSEKITKVLAAKRGENKFVEMQWTISSDFISSSASKPQVRVMKGRQYDWFTTESQMKLFTEHFEVTSQSDRMGYRLKGPQLELQEKQEMLSEAVSFGTIQVPSEGNPIVLLADRQTTGGYPKIGQIATVDLSIMAQLKPGDKVQFVEVSHEVAQQLYLDREKKLHQLKQGIALKIRQESK; translated from the coding sequence ATGATTAAGATTACAAAACCTGGCCTCCTAACGAGTGTTCAAGATCTTGGCCGTTACGGATTTCAAAAATATGGTGTGATCACTAGTGGTGTCATGGACACGACTGCACATCGGATAGCAAATTCTTTAGTTGGAAATGATGAGAATGAAGCTACATTAGAGCTTACACTGCTCGGACCTGATATGGAGTTTCATGAAGACACGCTGATTGCAATCTGCGGAGGCAACTTGTCCCCTTCTATTGACGGGAAACCGGTGAAATTGTGGCGCTCGGTGTTGGTGTCTGCTGGCAGCAAGCTGAAATTCGGCGGCTGTAAAACAGGCTGTCGTGCTTATTTGGCGGTTGCAGGCGGTTTTAATGTGCCTGAAGTGATGAATAGCAAATCTACATACTTACGCGCTGGAATCGGCGGACATAACGGAAAAGCCCTTCAGAATGACGATGAACTTTCTATTGGGAAACCAAGTGAACTTTCCGAAAAAATAACGAAAGTATTAGCAGCAAAACGTGGGGAGAACAAATTTGTGGAGATGCAATGGACGATCTCTTCTGATTTTATCTCGTCTTCTGCTTCCAAACCGCAAGTTCGAGTCATGAAAGGCAGACAATACGACTGGTTCACAACAGAAAGTCAGATGAAGCTTTTTACGGAACACTTTGAAGTGACATCACAATCTGATCGTATGGGGTATCGCTTAAAAGGACCTCAGCTTGAACTTCAAGAGAAACAAGAAATGCTCTCTGAAGCTGTGAGCTTTGGAACGATTCAAGTTCCGTCAGAAGGCAATCCAATCGTACTGCTCGCCGACCGCCAAACTACTGGTGGTTATCCAAAGATCGGGCAGATCGCAACAGTTGACCTTTCAATCATGGCGCAGCTGAAGCCTGGAGACAAAGTACAGTTCGTCGAAGTTTCACACGAAGTGGCACAACAACTCTACTTAGATCGTGAAAAGAAATTGCACCAATTAAAACAAGGCATCGCACTTAAAATACGACAAGAATCGAAGTAA